The genomic segment GGGTCATTTCAATCAGCCCAGATGTCACAAACATttgacaacagcagcaaaacatgCTGGAAACCCCTGACTGTGGCATATTATAGTGTGTAAAGTAGCTGTTTTATATGTTCGCAAACATATTTCTATTTCCATACTGGTCAAACAAAGAGGAATATGATCACTGACAGTTACTTGTGGGGCTCCTCAGGGATCTATTATTGGTTTTCTACATTATCTGCTAATAAACTCAGTTAAGGCTGTTTTAACTGTTAAATCCTTAATATTTAACTTAATATCACCTTAATATTGGAAAATCAAAAAGACACAGCCTAATCTATAAAACATAGCTTCGGACTAACGACCACTTAAAAGGTTACAGCTATACCAAAAGaactaaaacacattaaaaaaaacacaggtatgGTCCTTTAAAGGTCACTTCTCATCTGCAAGTTTCTGTAAGCGAAACTAAATTCAAACCATGGATGGTTGAATGAAACAtctggcagttttttttttttaagtgtctctttttgtttttaacacagaGTAGAGAAAGTGTCTTGGATGGTTCAGGACCACAACGCTCACGTTAAAACAACATCTTTAAAGACACACGAGTCCTAATATCTCTGATTTTACATGTGTACAAATAAAAGCTAATCCAAATTAAACTCTGGAGTTGTGAATTAATTTCACATATTGGATAATAAGACTTACCTTCATagaatactgaaagtaaagtagttCAGACATGTCAGATCTGACACAGATAAATGAATCCACAACATCAACattaaagacaaaaccaaaaaagtataaatagaaTATTCTTCCAGGGACCTTCATGGAACCATTCAGTAAAGTGATACAGAGTGTTGGacatgcagctgctgcagattCCTACGTCTAGTCAGTTACACAGCAACTCCTGCCATCATGACATGCAGCTCAACCAGTAAATTCAGCAGCCGGAATCTGCTTTAAATACTCCGGACTAAGATCTGTCGGACTTTGCAATCATACGAGAGGGTTTATGTAAATTTAACAGCATTAATATTCCTTCAAAAGTGCCCCAACCTGCAGCTGAGCTACAGATTAAACGTAGTGCAGTTTTTATGAAAGTATGTCCAGGTGACTGAGCTTCACTGACACGTGACCTGTTGATACAAGTTGCCATGCATGCTGGGAGATGAGGAAACAGCCAAAGTGCCGTGAGATGGAGGTCGTGTGGTACATTCAGGTGGATGTGTAGACAGTAACGTTCATGTGCGTTCCAGTTAGGCTGCTCCTACAGGCGTCTCCTCCCTGTTAGACGTCATCAAATATCCGACTCCGAGACGACGACATAGACAAGTATCGTCCTCCCGAATGTCTGAAAGGCAAAAGGCAAAATACAGAACTAAAAACTGAACAGAACAGTCTGAAGATAATGAAATTTATGCTACCGGGGTTCATACGCgttttaaaaaggcaaagttAAGCTTTTTCAGCTCTTTCCAGCTGTGGTAAATTACATATTTGTACAAATAGATGATTATTGAAAATGATTTATGCATTttgcaaatcaaagcaaaacttgatttgacaaacaaaacagcattaacaacacaaactagAAAAGTTGCATCACACACCTATTGTGCGTTATATTATAACCACCtatgcaatttaatacaatccaatacagcagctctgcctgaaattattattattattgaggtcatagctAGTGGTTGACTCATACTGGGGTCCATTTTATTAAGaaatggttctaatgttttgaccaaGCTAAAATGAATGAGAACCCAAATTAAGGCTTGAGAAAAGAAACAGCTGATTGTTAAACcatgtgaaaagctttttttttttttttcacattgtatCTTAGTCAGTAACCATACGTTGGCTTGTTACTACCTTTAACTTTTCAGTTGCAGAAAGTTACATGCATGCTGGGAGATGGGGGTCATGTGGTACATTCAGCTGGATGTGTAGACAGAAATTTTCATTTCAGtccttaaaaacacaacattaaaattcaagcattttcaaGGATTTCAAGCACCAGTACGAACCCTGTACCCTGAACCCTGCTACAGGAAATTATTTAGAGATTAAAAGCAGATACATGTCatgtcttttagtttttaaattaaagttgcaATATCCAGTTTACCTGCCAGAGTCTGTGTCCAGAGGGTCGTCTGTCAGATTATCAGCATTGAAGTCTAAAGGTTCAGCGTCCTGCAACAGTTCGATGCAGTCTCTCTCTGCTCGACTCCCAGAGCGAGAATACTTAGCCTCTGTTCAACAAACAAGTCAGCAGTAAATAGCACTGTTCTAAACTGCTCAACGCTATTTCTCAACATTACAGAGATTCAAAGCAGACTTGATAGAGGCTCAGGCACCTTTAAACTAGCTTTGTTCTACTGgattttcagtgtttaattgtttgttgtttgactCACGTCTGTTGTTGCTGGAGTTCACAGTGTCTGAGTAACTGGTCTCTTTCATCTCATGACTGGTCCTGTTCCTTGCAGCGTAGTCTTCTCTCTGGTTTCCATAACGTTCTTTCCATtcctgaaacacacagtgcacacGTGTTAGTGTGAAACTGATCTGCTTTCATCTAAACGCACAGGGAAACAAATCGTCatgaacacacagctgcagagtcCAGCAGATCAGCAGGATGATTAATGTGGAGCCGTTTCTCGTGGAATTTTCTCCCCCTCAGCTCTGTGTTTGGTCTTCATCACCTCCGGAGGTAAATATCTGCTCTTCAGCTGCTAAAAGCTCCACTATGTTCACAAGCTGATCTCTAATTGTTTCTatctgctgtttgctgctgagcAGGTGGTGGACTGTGGCTTTTAGTTCTTGTTCTCTGAAAAGAGCTGCTGACCCCGACAGGAAATGTGATGCAAAACCAAAACTGAgagtaaaaaagtaaagagtaaaaaacaaaacagtggacTTGCAGAGATGAGGTGATCCACTGTGGGTCCACCACTCAGAGAAACCTGCACATTACACATGTAATCACTTACTGTTAGTCATTGTAGGAAAGCTTGTTATTAggcaacatttttcactttttttcaaatCCTGTTTTGAATCAAGCAGTGATGaacaaagtcataaaaatatcatcaacattttccattttcaaataaatacataagttAATTTCAGCATGatgtgttaaaacaaacaagccaCTCACCCTCCGTCTGTTCTCACCATCTTCAATCCTTTGTCGCTTCCGTTTctctgcaaaaagaaaactgaatgtTGAATCGAAATTAGCAGTTTGACCAGCATGATTTGACAGACCACGTGGTCCTATGCTCTGTTACTGTGACTGTTATCAAAGATACCCCGTCGAATCAGCTCCTTTCCCTCGTCGataaggtcagaggtcatttCACTGTCACCCACAAATTGCTGGAAGCCCAGAAGGTTCAGGCAGCGTGTTCCCAAACTGAGGAGAgagttttttttaccatttctttaacaaaaccACATTTGCATGTTATATTAACTCccagtataaaacattttatgactgCTCACCTGAAGTACGTGGCGATGCAGAGGATAATAATCAGCATGGGGTAGTAGATATAGAAGCCATTAGCAATAAAGGAGAGAACACGCATTGATCCCATGATCTGAAACACAAGGACAGATCAGACAGGTAGGTACTGACACATGATGCTGTTTGGTGTTTGCCACAGACTGATGAGAGAATACTGAAGTAGATTTACAGAGGTGTATGCGGTCTGTTCCTTCTGCTTGTGGGAGATGGCAGAGTCAATGTGGATCAAACCCAGAAAGTTGAGACACAGTGGAGGAGTTAGCCGACAGAACAACCTGcaggagaaaacacaacagTCTGTGGCATGTGTTCTGTACCTGTCCTTCACTAGTCTGGGTCTCAATCACTAGCTTTATGATCTGTCTGCATCTACCACATATAcatatgtgcaatatgtatatgtgctccgTGACACTAAAGGTTGATCTTATTCTTCTATTTTTTATTACCAGCTCGTTTTTTCTGAAATGGACGAACTGCGAGTTAAGTTCCAGTCACTTACATGCCACTGAACTGGAGACTATAGGCATCAGTCTGGTGATGGGAGGCCAGGTAGTAGTAGTTGAAGACCCGAATGCGGAACACAGTGGAGTAAACGCAGGTGCACAGGAAGAAGATTGTGATGAAGCACGCCATCTGGTGGAGAAATGTGACATCACGTGATCATGCATTAGTTTCCCTGTTTCCCCTAGAAAGTTTTTCAGGCACAGTGGGAAAGATGGTAATAGAGgttttacatgcacacaaaagaaTGTGGATGTTTATTTCCCATGCAGCACCTTTAGTTGGTGAGCACTCGTTACTTCGTGTGTGTCTCACCTCAATGTACAGGTAGTTGTAGTCTCTCTCAGCCAGCTGGATGAAGACAGCAAACAGCGAGAGGACAGGTTGGGTGCTGAAGAAGGTGCACTCAGACCAGACCACGGCCACGCTAAACAAAGTCAGGACCACAGACAGCAGCCGGTAAAACCAGCGCTTCAGGAGACACTCCCAGTACCACTCTGCAAGTGACACACACACCGACGACACAGGTGAGGCAGAGCTGAGTGTCATCTTATTTCTCCACATAGAACCTTTAATGCTGCATTTATGACCATCGTGTTTTATTCCATGAAACACAATGAAGAATTATGAATACTACAGTATGAGTAGAATATCTTACTGTGTATCAAAGTACCATTCTTTGAAATCCTTGCATTGTGCTTAGACCCACCTACAGTTGGCGTGTAGAGGTATCTGCTGAACCAGCCAGCCGGCTCAGACGAAGGGAAGCTGTGGACAAACTGGTGTGTTGAACTGGTCTCATTCTTGGCCACGTCCTCCAGGTGGATGGCCTCCTGCAGTAGGATCTGCCACTGGACTCGGGTCCTATTGTGTCTCTGAACGGCATAGatcacctgcagaaacacacgCAGTTTATTATGAGCTGTTCCCAGTCTGCAACAACAGGACCCACATTTTCCACACCCGAATaagctgcaaacatgttttactttgctGTAAAAACACACGAATTGTCTGAGAATTACCAATAAACTGAAGAACAGTTTGGACATATGAGCCATAAAACATCTCACCTGCTTATGAAGCTTGACCAGACTCTTCTCACTTGGGTAAGTGTTCTGTTTGTCATCAAAGTCCTCGTAGTCATCCATGTTCCTGCCCATCTTCTCTTGATAATCCACTGGGCACTGAGGGAAAAACTCAGATTAACCAGATGTATCACTTAAGGCTGAGAGACAATGGTAAAGTGTTGCTCCACTTACTTTTCTCAGAATGGTGTCAATGTATTTCCTCAGTGGATGGTTATATTTGATAGATTCACTGACTTTTCTCACCTCCTACAGAAGAAgattatacagtaaaaacacgGACCTGACTTCATAAACCACGGGAATTTCCACTGCCTGATACGCACCTCCATGACATCCTCTAGGTTCTCCTCTGCATCCGCCTTCTCCGTCATCAGTTTAGATGCCTTGAAGTACGTCTTGATGAGCAAGTGTCCGTGTCGGGAAGCATTCCAGTAGGAGCGAGGGATTTCCACCAGACCGTAACCAAGCAGCAGAACCAGCAGGAACAGACCCCAGGTGTTGGCAGCTGTGATCCCAATAGTCTGCAGCTCATACCTGGTTTGGACATAACCATACAACTGTCTCACAAAGGGACTGagacaatatttcttttttaccaaTACAGTGtcttttttatctctctttttGAAATAAAGCATACATTTGAATATTTCCATATCGAGCAGGTAAAatgtaaactatttttttaattctatttccGCCAAAAATCtgctttgccaaaacaatggcCTCTAACTCTTTCTGTGATCACAGAGCTGGACTGTTGTCAGTTACTTAAATTCAGGGTTATTTTGTAAGCGAATGTCACAATTCGTGGAATAATGGGATCAACAGCTTGGGTGGAACTGCTGCTTGTGTGGGATTTCTGAGGTTTCTCATGTCTCTTTTACAGACATGTAAAAGAAAACTATATGGTGACTTCAGCTGCATTAAAACACAAGCTCAACACAGGTTGAATAAGCCGAGACAGAAACTGTCGGAGGTCAGAGTTCTTCCTTGTTATCTAACAGACATCAATAGACCTGTGTCTTTCTATTTAAAACCCTCAGTTAAGCTGAGATCTTATCAGAATGACACCAGTTAACAGGAGTGGCTGTTTTTCCTCATACCAACTCTGAACTGGTGAAACCTTGTGGTAAATTATTAGACTCAGACCATTAACACTTTTTAAAGAATTAGTTTGTGATTATGTTTCTGTATGTTATGGGCTCCCAAGTCTCTCCTGTAAAACAGACATTGGATCTTGAGGATTTCGTGAAAGAAAGAGCTGCGGCACAGCTTGAAATTAAAGACAATGATTCCTCTGAGGAAATTTGGAGCATAATTAGCTCgtgttttgtaatatttttcttGCAGTGTGTCTCCAGATGAATGATTCCTATTATGTTCTTATTTTGAATATGTGTGCTATGTTTGTTTCTCAATTTTTCTTGCCAAAGACATCTCATGAACATTCCTGAGAAAGTTAAATTCAACTTCTCTGAGTGAATCTATCAAAAGAGGTGATGCAGCCAGTTATCTGTGGTTATCTGTCCTCCTCCCTCGGTCGCTTCTTCCTTCtcattcttcctcttttctgtctctacTTGCttacaaacaagaaaaaatgtagCTGAACACAGCAGTTCCATGTCAATGTCAGGTGCCAGGACGTCATACgcagttttctttcttgtcttgtACATCTAATgccattaaataatatttttctatCCCAATTGCAATGAATATCTAAAAATAAGTTAAACATAAACTGTTCTATCAACAATAACAAGCAGTATTAGCCACGTTTCTGACTGCTATATTATTGCATTAATTCTAAAATTACTCCTGTTTTCCACAAACAAGATTATAGTAGTAGTATGGTAGTAATAATTATATGGAAATTCAAACATCCATAAAAGATAGTTGCATTTAAACGTTAAGAGTTTAGTGGTTTAATCttaggcttttattttattatagattTTTTATTTCCGTTTTGCGTGTTTAACTGAGCTGGTGTGATTTTATTTCCTCCAAAAAATGGAACTCACCAGGAAAGGTGCCATTCAGGATGAACAGCCACGTAAATGAGCAGAGAGCCAAAGATGAGCAGGTAGGTCCCGTAATATATGGCGTTCTCTATCAGAGCGGTTTTAATTTTACCGGTGATGGAGAAGCCTCCGGACCGAGCGTATGACTGCATGAagggcagcagcagcctgaggAAACGGCacattaaaacctttaaaaaaaactgtagcatGATTCTTTATGGTAGTAAATCATGCTCATTTTTGGATTATAAAGTCAAACCGACCATGTGAGACACTGGGACGTCCAGTACACCACTCTCCAGAACACAGGCATGATGCCCTGAGGGATGTAGCTCCACGGCTTGTAGCATGGCTTTAGTGCACTGTCAGAAAAAGATAAAGgcatcaaaaacacaaagtacacaaaaaaaccccacaaatgGACAGTATCTATACACACAGGTTGCATTCACGGGTACTTTCAGGACGTTTTCTTAACCCTCTGGGTAAACATACAGTGATGCAACACCACACAGGTGAGGCCTGTTTATATGCAAGTAAGCAAAcgattttcagttttcttcatGAAGTAAGCCTCACTTTCCTCCTGAAGTAGACGGACTTTATCTCGTTACAAATGCACATGTGCAGGACAAACGTCTGCAGGCAGAGAAAGTGGCTGGATGAAAGGAGGCCAAATAACATGCAGCAAAGTTGGTAATCTTCTAACGGTCAGTGATTTATATATTGgggtatgtttttatgcgacacTAATAAACATACCCTGATACCATGTTTTCCCAGATTAAGTACGTGTGAAAGTACTTACATTTCAGTACTTGCCGATAGCGACAACTAATTTGAGTACTAAACTGCTGTGCTTCTAATGTGACCTGCTGAAAAGTAAAATCACATCAATTTAATGCACAGCAACGCTGGTCCAAATAGCAGTGGGGACACACCTAACGACCAACTGAGACGAACACTGTTTCCACCCACTGTCACAGATTTCCAGTCTCTGAGAGACTTGAAAGAGAACACAACTGACTAATGGAAATTTTGAGGTAGACAAACCTGCAAATTCCATGAAAACAGGAATTATCGcgtgttcttctgccaaaacaaacatggcagtGACCGGCATTTTATAAATGGAGCGACTATTcctcaaaaaagcaaaaagcaaaaaataagcaaatgaCAATGAGCAGATTTGGGGTGAGATCCTGGTCGTGGACTGTAGTGTCTACAGAGGAAtatggagataaaaaaaaaaaactttacctaAAATTCTAGTTACTGTAGATCTCCCTCAGTTGTCACCAGTGTTGTCatgaatattaaacacatttaaaataatctatGAGAAGTCTTTAGCAGAGCAGACAGACCTT from the Channa argus isolate prfri chromosome 18, Channa argus male v1.0, whole genome shotgun sequence genome contains:
- the lmbrd2b gene encoding G-protein coupled receptor-associated protein LMBRD2B, translating into MSGAALGIEIVLVFFLALFLLHRYGDFKKQQRMVLFGTLLAWYLCFLIVFILPLDVSTTIYNQCTKDHEKQAPFPTSSPLPSNHTTANTSVTRTKSALKPCYKPWSYIPQGIMPVFWRVVYWTSQCLTWLLLPFMQSYARSGGFSITGKIKTALIENAIYYGTYLLIFGSLLIYVAVHPEWHLSWYELQTIGITAANTWGLFLLVLLLGYGLVEIPRSYWNASRHGHLLIKTYFKASKLMTEKADAEENLEDVMEEVRKVSESIKYNHPLRKYIDTILRKCPVDYQEKMGRNMDDYEDFDDKQNTYPSEKSLVKLHKQVIYAVQRHNRTRVQWQILLQEAIHLEDVAKNETSSTHQFVHSFPSSEPAGWFSRYLYTPTVEWYWECLLKRWFYRLLSVVLTLFSVAVVWSECTFFSTQPVLSLFAVFIQLAERDYNYLYIEMACFITIFFLCTCVYSTVFRIRVFNYYYLASHHQTDAYSLQFSGMLFCRLTPPLCLNFLGLIHIDSAISHKQKEQTAYTSIMGSMRVLSFIANGFYIYYPMLIIILCIATYFSLGTRCLNLLGFQQFVGDSEMTSDLIDEGKELIRREKRKRQRIEDGENRRREWKERYGNQREDYAARNRTSHEMKETSYSDTVNSSNNRQAKYSRSGSRAERDCIELLQDAEPLDFNADNLTDDPLDTDSGRHSGGRYLSMSSSRSRIFDDV